The following nucleotide sequence is from Gemmatimonadota bacterium.
TGGGGCTGGTCCAGTGAGCGCGGCGTTGGGAAGTGAGAATGCGCTCACTGCGACACCGTCGCGGCGCGTGGCGCATCGCGTTCTCGGCCCCGCGCTGCCATATCTGCTGCAGTTGCGTCCGCTCGAATGGCCGATCGTGGCCGCGCACACCACCCTTGGCTGGCTGCTCGCGTCAGGATTGCGACCGCTCGACCGGCACGGCGCGCTGGGGCTCGGGGTCTGGGTCGTCGCCCTCAACGGCGGATCGCTGGCGCTCAACTCTGCCTTCGATCGAGACAACGGCGATGTCGCTTACCTGCGCGAACCGCCGCCGGTGCCACACGGCCTCGCCTGGTTCGCCGGGGCGCTGATCTTTGTCGGTGCGCTGCTGACCTGGACGATGCCGCTGCCATATCGCATCGGCTATCTGCTCTGCGCCTTGCTCTCGGTGCTCTACTCGGTCCCGCCATTTCGACTCAAAGGCGTTGGCGGTGTCGACTGGCTCATCAATGTCCTTGGCTTCGGCATCGCGACGCCGGTCGCCGGCTGGGCGC
It contains:
- a CDS encoding UbiA family prenyltransferase yields the protein MSAALGSENALTATPSRRVAHRVLGPALPYLLQLRPLEWPIVAAHTTLGWLLASGLRPLDRHGALGLGVWVVALNGGSLALNSAFDRDNGDVAYLREPPPVPHGLAWFAGALIFVGALLTWTMPLPYRIGYLLCALLSVLYSVPPFRLKGVGGVDWLINVLGFGIATPVAGWALSGRPFTGPITLVVWAFCPLFAALYPLTQLYQMDEDLAQGETTLVLRLGTRRSLAAALLATGLAFGLLCGAAWQSGWRGGAEWPRWAALGCALAAWLVVLWPWYRDGRRWSSAEHQRGMYHALAAWALTDVAVFLGWVL